A genomic region of Cannabis sativa cultivar Pink pepper isolate KNU-18-1 chromosome 1, ASM2916894v1, whole genome shotgun sequence contains the following coding sequences:
- the LOC115704283 gene encoding putative invertase inhibitor, translating into MASYSCYFTKVLVLLFLIMSYFSSLTSCKSSTSRLPHNTITEEDLVSATCKKTLYFQLCVSSLRSDPQSQTSDLRGLAVIALNLSIENGVKALSYINNLMSEAAYKGSQLASTDLSDCVDVYSDAIQNLQDSVQALNDMSFDTVQSFVSAAMTDSETCEDGFKEVNGFSSPLTEQNHHFSQLCSNFLAITTLLH; encoded by the coding sequence ATGGCTTCATACAGTTGTTATTTCACAAAAGTTTTGGTACTACTATTCTTGATTATGAGCTATTTTTCTTCTCTAACAAGTTGTAAATCTTCAACTTCAAGGTTACCACACAACACTATAACAGAAGAAGATTTAGTTTCTGCCACGTGTAAGAAAACCCTTTACTTTCAACTTTGTGTATCTTCCTTAAGATCAGACCCTCAAAGTCAAACCTCGGATCTAAGAGGTCTTGCTGTCATTGCTTTGAATCTCAGCATAGAAAATGGAGTCAAAGCCCTTTCTTACATCAATAATCTAATGTCTGAGGCTGCTTATAAAGGCTCTCAATTAGCGTCCACTGATCTCAGTGACTGTGTAGATGTGTACTCTGATGCCATCCAAAATCTACAGGACTCTGTTCAAGCtctaaacgacatgtcgtttgatACTGTGCAGTCTTTTGTGTCTGCTGCAATGACAGATTCTGAGACTTGTGAAGATGGTTTCAAGGAGGTGAATGGCTTCAGTTCTCCTCTCACTGAACAAAACCACCATTTCTCTCAGCTCTGTAGCAACTTCTTAGCGATTACTACTCTTCTTCATTGA
- the LOC115707106 gene encoding putative pectinesterase/pectinesterase inhibitor 45: MAFQDFDEITERRRAAREQRFRKRVITGVVTSFILLAIIAAAAAAFVVYSRAEHGSSNRATSNSASGSPKENKPEPTVSEAEHKVVKLICNATDYKDKCENALIQGMKNYSTTLSHHRTEGYLNTAILSAKNELRQAFNKTKSFKFNNPDEEKAFEDCKVLMDDAMEELEASMSTVKENGTFTNKTPQLKSWLSAVISYQQTCIDGFPEGKTKTDMKKLFEASKEFTSNSLALISEVTSLLSTFQAVGTARNLKETEQNSLVSLDKDGFPNWIGHEDRRILKVKGDMPTPNVTVSKNGTGDFKTINDALAAIPSKYEGRYVIYVQEGIYDETVIITKKMVNVTMYGDGSQKSIITGRKNFVDGVRTFQTATFVVLGEGFMGKAMGFRNTAGPEKHQAVAARVQADRAIFANCRFEGYQDTLYTQAHRQFYRSCVVAGTIDFIFGDAAVVFQNCMLVVRLPMANQKNIVTAQGRVDKQQTTGIVIHNCRIMADKKLEPEKAKVKTYLGRPWKEYSRTVVMESTIEDLIHPDGWLPWEGEFALKTLYYAEYNNKGPGAKVTNRVNWAGYNVIDKIEAQKFTVENFLQGNDWLNIKGIPVRYTLYT; encoded by the exons ATGGCATTTCAAGATTTCGACGAAATCACCGAACGGCGAAGAGCCGCCAGGGAACAAAGGTTCCGAAAAAGGGTCATCACCGGTGTAGTTACCAGCTTCATACTCTTGGCTATAATTGCAGCCGCAGCTGCAGCCTTTGTGGTCTACTCTCGAGCCGAGCATGGTAGCTCCAACCGCGCCACGTCTAACTCTGCTTCCGGCTCCCCTAAAGAAAACAAGCCGGAGCCAACTGTGTCGGAAGCCGAACACAAAGTAGTGAAACTCATTTGCAACGCCACTGACTATAAGGATAAATGTGAGAATGCTCTAATTCAGGGGATGAAGAATTATTCCACCACCTTGTCTCATCATCGAACCGAAGGTTATCTCAATACCGCGATTTTGTCAGCGAAAAATGAGCTTCGACAGGCTTTCAATAAAActaaatccttcaaattcaataaCCCAGATGAGGAAAAGGCGTTTGAAGATTGCAAAGTTCTTATGGATGATGCCATGGAAGAGCTTGAGGCTTCAATGTCTACTGTTAAGGAAAATGGTACATTTACCAATAAAACACCCCAGTTGAAGAGTTGGTTAAGCGCCGTTATATCTTACCAACAGACTTGCATCGATGGATTCCCTGAAGGGAAGACCAAGACTGATATGAAAAAGCTTTTCGAGGCTTCTAAGGAGTTTACAAGCAATTCTCTTGCCCTGATTTCAGAGGTGACTTCGCTTCTATCGACGTTTCAGGCTGTTGGAACAGCCCGTAATCTTAAAGAAACAGAACAGAACTCGCTAGTTTCTTTGGACAAGGATGGATTTCCCAACTGGATTGGTCACGAGGATCGGAGGATTTTGAAGGTGAAGGGTGATATGCCTACCCCAAATGTGACTGTGTCGAAAAATGGGACGGGAGACTTTAAAACCATCAATGACGCTTTGGCAGCCATTCCTTCTAAATACGAAGGaag GTATGTCATATATGTTCAAGAAGGAATTTACGATGAGACAGTGATTATCACCAAGAAGATGGTAAACGTTACAATGTATGGTGATGGATCACAAAAGAGCATCATCACTGGGAGAAAAAATTTTGTAGATGGAGTTAGGACATTCCAAACAGCTACATTTG TTGTTTTAGGAGAAGGTTTCATGGGAAAAGCAATGGGGTTCAGAAACACAGCAGGACCAGAAAAACATCAGGCAGTGGCAGCTCGAGTCCAAGCCGACCGTGCCATCTTCGCCAACTGTCGTTTCGAAGGGTACCAAGACACATTATACACACAAGCTCATCGCCAATTCTACAGGAGCTGCGTGGTTGCCGGCACAATTGATTTCATCTTCGGGGACGCGGCGGTGGTCTTCCAGAACTGCATGTTGGTCGTGCGTTTGCCTATGGCTAACCAGAAGAACATTGTCACTGCCCAAGGCAGAGTTGACAAGCAACAAACTACAGGAATAGTCATCCATAACTGTCGCATTATGGCAGACAAGAAGCTTGAGCCAGAGAAAGCAAAGGTTAAAACTTACCTTGGGAGGCCATGGAAGGAGTACTCTAGAACCGTTGTAATGGAGTCTACCATTGAAGATTTGATTCATCCAGATGGGTGGTTGCCGTGGGAAGGTGAATTTGCTCTCAAAACTCTGTATTATGCAGAGTATAACAACAAAGGGCCTGGGGCAAAGGTTACTAACAGAGTCAATTGGGCTGGTTACAATGTCATTGATAAGATAGAGGCTCAAAAGTTTACAGTAGAGAATTTCTTGCAAGGGAATGATTGGCTCAATATTAAAGGAATCCCTGTTCGTTACACTCTTTAcacttaa
- the LOC115702125 gene encoding pectinesterase/pectinesterase inhibitor PPE8B: MVDLGRPLLLGVIVLFCVFSSSFSSSEADFLEPECLKVSNYEFTSSVKTIVDVIQQLTSIFSQFGNTFGDSRVSNAVSDCLDLLDASAEQLSWTVSATQNPKGKHNSTGNLSSDLRTWLSAALINQDTCSDGFEGTNSIVKGLVTGGLNQITSLVQDLLTQVNPMFDSKPKKANKAHFPAWMKPRDRKLVQANGVEADAVVAADGTGNFTKIMDAVLAAPEYSMQRYVIYIKKGTYHENVEIKKKRWNIMMIGDGIDATIISGNRSFIDGWTTFRSATFAVSGRGFIARDITFENTAGPEKHQAVALRSDSDLSVFYRCRFRGYQDTLYTHTMRQFFRECHISGTVDFIFGDAAAVFQNCQILAKRGLPNQKNTITAQGRKDPNEPTGFSIQFSNISADSDLVGFENSTYTYLGRPWKLFSRTVILQSYISDAVKPQGWLEWNGDFALDTLFYGEFMNFGPGAGLGSRVKWPGYRTFNDSNQVHNYTVAQFIEGNLWLPSTGVKYSAGLQS; this comes from the exons ATGGTTGATCTTGGTCGTCCATTGTTGTTGGGAGTGATAGTTTTGTTTTGTGTGTTTTCTAGTTCTTTTAGTAGTAGTGAAGCTGATTTTTTAGAGCCCGAATGCTTAAAAGTGTCTAATTACGAGTTCACTAGCTCAGTCAAGACCATCGTTGATGTCATACAACAACTCACTTCTATTTTCTCTCAGTTTGGAAATACCTTTGGCGATTCTCGCGTTTCCAATGCCGTTTCTGATTGCCTAGATTTACTTGACGCCTCTGCTGAGCAACTCAGTTGGACAGTCTCTGCTACTCAAAATCCTAAAG GCAAACATAATAGCACGGGGAATCTAAGTTCTGATCTAAGAACATGGTTGAGTGCGGCTCTTATTAATCAGGACACTTGCAGTGATGGGTTTGAAGGCACAAACAGCATAGTGAAAGGACTAGTCACTGGTGGGCTTAACCAAATCACTTCTTTGGTCCAAGATCTTCTGACCCAAGTCAACCCAATGTTTGATTCCAAGCCCAAAAAGGCTAACAAGGCCCATTTCCCAGCATGGATGAAGCCCAGAGACAGGAAGCTTGTACAAGCAAATGGGGTGGAAGCGGACGCCGTGGTCGCCGCCGACGGCACCGGAAACTTCACGAAGATCATGGATGCTGTTCTAGCGGCGCCGGAGTATAGCATGCAACGTTACGTGATATATATTAAGAAAGGAACTTATCATGAGAATGTTGAGATTAAGAAGAAGAGATGGAACATTATGATGATCGGAGATGGGATCGATGCCACCATTATTTCCGGTAACCGGAGTTTCATTGATGGTTGGACCACATTTCGTTCGGCTACTTTTG CGGTAAGTGGTAGAGGATTCATAGCAAGAGACATAACATTTGAGAACACGGCCGGGCCAGAGAAGCACCAAGCCGTGGCTCTGCGCTCGGACTCTGACCTCTCAGTCTTCTACCGGTGCCGCTTCAGGGGCTACCAAGACACCCTCTACACCCACACCATGCGCCAATTCTTCAGGGAATGCCACATCAGTGGCACTGTTGACTTTATCTTTGGTGACGCAGCAGCCGTGTTCCAAAATTGCCAGATATTGGCCAAAAGGGGCCTCCCAAACCAAAAAAATACCATCACGGCCCAAGGTAGAAAGGACCCAAATGAGCCCACGGGCTTCTCAATCCAGTTTAGTAATATAAGTGCTGATTCTGACCTTGTGGGCTTTGAAAACTCCACGTACACATATTTGGGTAGGCCTTGGAAGCTATTCTCGAGAACAGTGATTTTACAGAGCTACATTAGTGATGCTGTGAAGCCCCAAGGTTGGCTCGAGTGGAACGGAGATTTCGCTTTGGACACCTTGTTCTATGGTGAGTTTATGAACTTTGGGCCGGGTGCGGGCCTGGGTAGTCGGGTCAAGTGGCCCGGTTACCGTACCTTTAATGATTCGAATCAGGTTCATAATTATACCGTTGCGCAGTTCATTGAAGGGAACCTTTGGTTGCCTTCTACAGGTGTCAAATATAGTGCAGGATTGCAATCTTAA
- the LOC115702126 gene encoding probable pectinesterase/pectinesterase inhibitor 12 → MAASIPKLLLLLSIMVFCRSCFGLGNHSSSPSNNTSKLDTNLSSIRSICKTTPYPETCFDSLKLSISINISPNILTYLLQSLQDAISEAGKVSSLLLTAGSQRNIVEKQRGAIQDCKDLHQITVSSLQRSVSRVQSANSRKIADARAYLSAALTNKNTCLEGLDSASGPLKQTLVDSLTNAYKHVSNSLSMLPKPGSPQGHKNRRLLGFPTWMSRKARRILQSTGDEYDPSEVLTVDVDGTGNFTTITDAINFAPNNSYDRTIIYIKQGIYEENVEVPSNKPNIVLLGDGSDVTIITSNRSMGSGWSTFRSATLAVSAEGFLARDIAIENSAGPENHQAVALRVNADFAGFYMCTINGYQDTLYAHSFRQFYRECDIYGTVDFIFGNAAVVFQGCDVVSKMPMAGQFTVITAQARDSEDENTGISMQNCSILASEELYSNSGSVKSYLGRPWRNYSTTVILESYIDDFIDPAGWKEWSSAKDDQALDTLYYGEYNNYGPGSGTDNRVDWAGYHVMDYDDAYNFTVTEFITGDAWLDSTSFPYDDGV, encoded by the exons ATGGCTGCCTCCATTCCAAAACTTCTACTGCTATTATCTATAATGGTCTTTTGCAGAAGTTGTTTTGGCCTTGGAAACCATTCTTCTTCCCCATCAAACAACACTTCCAAACTAGATACTAATTTGTCATCCATCAGATCAATATGCAAGACCACTCCATACCCAGAAACCTGTTTTGATTCATTGAAGCTTTCGATCTCGATAAACATCAGTCCAAACATCTTAACTTACCTCCTTCAATCTCTCCAAGATGCAATATCTGAAGCTGGGAAAGTCTCCAGTCTTTTATTAACCGCTGGATCACAAAGGAACATTGTTGAGAAACAAAGAGGAGCCATCCAAGACTGTAAGGATCTTCACCAAATCACAGTCTCATCTTTGCAAAGATCGGTTTCCCGAGTCCAATCAGCCAACTCAAGAAAAATAGCTGACGCAAGAGCTTATCTCAGTGCAGCTCTGACCAACAAGAACACATGTTTAGAAGGCTTAGATTCTGCTTCTGGTCCTCTGAAACAGACTCTAGTTGATTCCTTAACTAATGCATACAAACATGTAAGCAATTCCCTTTCAATGCTTCCCAAACCAGGCTCCCCGCAAGGCCATAAGAACCGGCGACTTCTGGGGTTTCCAACATGGATGTCGAGAAAAGCTCGCCGAATTTTGCAGAGTACTGGAGACGAGTATGACCCGAGTGAAGTGCTAACAGTGGATGTAGATGGAACAGGGAATTTCACCACCATAACCGATGCCATAAACTTTGCTCCAAACAACAGTTATGATAGAACAATCATCTATATTAAACAAGGGATCTATGAAGAAAACGTAGAAGTCCCAAGCAATAAACCTAACATTGTTCTACTCGGAGATGGAAGTGATGTGACCATTATAACCAGTAACAGAAGCATGGGAAGTGGTTGGTCCACTTTCAGATCCGCAACCCTTG CCGTCTCCGCCGAAGGATTTCTAGCCCGAGACATAGCCATCGAGAACAGCGCCGGACCGGAGAACCACCAAGCCGTCGCTCTGAGAGTAAACGCCGACTTCGCGGGATTCTACATGTGTACCATCAACGGCTACCAAGACACATTATACGCCCATTCATTCCGCCAATTTTACAGAGAATGCGACATTTACGGAACCGTGGACTTCATCTTCGGCAACGCGGCCGTCGTTTTCCAGGGGTGCGACGTCGTTTCGAAGATGCCGATGGCAGGTCAATTCACTGTGATCACAGCTCAGGCACGCGACAGTGAAGATGAGAACACCGGAATATCGATGCAGAACTGTTCGATATTAGCCTCGGAAGAACTGTACTCGAACTCGGGCAGCGTGAAGAGCTACCTGGGTCGGCCATGGCGGAATTACTCAACGACAGTAATTTTAGAGTCGTACATAGACGACTTCATAGACCCAGCTGGGTGGAAGGAGTGGTCTTCTGCAAAAGATGACCAAGCCTTGGACACGTTGTACTATGGTGAGTACAACAATTATGGGCCGGGTTCGGGTACGGATAATCGGGTCGATTGGGCCGGTTACCACGTCATGGATTACGACGATGCGTATAACTTTACCGTAACTGAGTTTATTACTGGGGACGCTTGGCTTGACTCCACTTCATTTCCGTACGATGATGGagtttag